The Mesorhizobium loti genome includes a region encoding these proteins:
- a CDS encoding LLM class flavin-dependent oxidoreductase produces MKKIGFLSFGHWTPSSQSQVRSASDALLQSIDLAVAAEQLGADGAYFRVHHFARQLASPFPLLAAVGAKTSRIEIGTAVIDMRYENPLYMAEDAGAADIIAGGRLQLGISRGSPEQVIDGWRYFGYAPPEGKSDADMARHHAEVFLETLRGEGFAQPNPRPMFPNPPGLLRLEPHSEGLRERIWWGAATNATSEWAAKLGMNLQSSTLKFDESGKPFHIQQAEQIRIYRAAWKAAGHKREPRVSVSRSIFALVDDRDRAYFGRGNESRDQIGFIEENTKAIFGRSYAAEPDVLIKELAQDEAIAEADTLLLTVPNQLGVDYNAHVIEAILTHVAPALGWR; encoded by the coding sequence ATGAAGAAAATCGGTTTCCTGTCGTTCGGGCACTGGACGCCCTCGTCGCAATCGCAAGTGCGCTCGGCATCGGATGCGCTTTTGCAGTCCATCGATCTGGCCGTCGCCGCCGAGCAGCTTGGCGCGGATGGCGCCTATTTCCGCGTGCATCACTTCGCCCGCCAGCTCGCTTCGCCGTTTCCGCTGCTGGCGGCCGTCGGCGCCAAGACCAGCCGCATCGAGATCGGCACCGCGGTCATCGACATGCGCTATGAGAATCCGCTCTACATGGCCGAGGATGCGGGTGCGGCCGACATCATCGCCGGAGGCCGCCTGCAGCTCGGCATCAGCCGTGGCTCGCCGGAGCAGGTGATCGATGGCTGGCGCTATTTCGGCTACGCGCCGCCGGAAGGCAAAAGCGACGCCGACATGGCGCGGCATCACGCCGAGGTCTTCCTCGAGACGCTGCGCGGCGAGGGGTTCGCACAGCCCAATCCGCGGCCGATGTTTCCCAATCCGCCCGGCCTCTTGCGCCTCGAGCCGCATTCGGAGGGCTTGCGCGAGCGGATCTGGTGGGGCGCGGCCACCAACGCGACGTCGGAATGGGCGGCGAAGCTTGGCATGAACCTGCAAAGCTCGACGCTCAAATTCGACGAGAGCGGCAAGCCGTTCCATATCCAGCAGGCCGAGCAGATCCGCATCTATCGCGCGGCCTGGAAGGCGGCCGGCCACAAGCGCGAGCCGCGCGTCTCGGTCAGCCGCAGCATCTTCGCGCTGGTCGACGATCGCGACCGTGCCTATTTCGGGCGCGGCAATGAGAGCCGCGACCAGATCGGCTTCATCGAGGAGAACACCAAGGCGATCTTCGGGCGCAGCTATGCCGCCGAGCCGGATGTGCTGATCAAGGAATTGGCGCAGGACGAGGCGATCGCCGAGGCCGATACGCTGCTGCTCACCGTTCCGAACCAGCTCGGCGTCGACTACAATGCGCATGTCATCGAGGCGATCCTGACCCATGTCGCGCCGGCGCTGGGCTGGCGTTGA